The Fulvia fulva chromosome 1, complete sequence region GTTTCAATCGCATGCTGAATGCCAGTAGTCGGGTCTTCGGGGTCCTCTATCTCCTCAGGTGGGTCCCATTGCTCGATCATCATCTTCAAATCTCGGCCATGACTGACTATGCCCGGCGAATTGTGCTGTGATCTGCAGACCTTTCTCACCAGGTTCGCAACTCTACCAATCAGCGGAAAGAGAGTGCCAGCACAGCCCATGAGGGGATCAAGCCTTGCGTCTATGTTCATGCCAAAGTCGATACCAAAGCCCCGATCACGGTCATGTCCTCGTCCCATGATGTATCTCGATGGATCGTTGGAGAAGATGAATGTATTGTCAAAGTCGTTGGACTCGTCGCTGTCCACAGATGTCAACCTGGCGATCACGTCCATGTACACCCAGGCATTGCAAAGGAACTTCAGGCGTCGCAAGTCGTCACCCATCCGCGGATTCATCTGGTGTTCTTCAAGAACACGCTTGACCAGAGCTTGTGCGCCCTTGATGTGCGTATTGCCGGTAGAGGTGAGATCTTCCCATGACTCCGAGAATCCCAATGCCAATGCCGTTGCTATAGCAGTCATGTCGTCCATGCTCGCGTCTCTCATGCCCTCTCGAATATATTGGATGCTGTTCATCTTGTGTTGCTGACCAACAACGCGAAGCAAGGGCTCTTCAACATGCGAATGAAAAGCTGTCATAGCGAGAATCGCTTCGTATAAAGCTGGCGATTGCTGAGCCATCGGCCAGATGATGCTTCGCCAAGGATTCTCATTGGGACCGTCAGCGATGGACAATATACCACAGGTTAATTTGTCAAACCGCGACACCAGAGCTTGTTCACTCTCGATAGGGAAGTTGGGCTCAGCGAAGACCGGCGGAATAGGAGCGCCCCAGAGCGCCGCCAACGATGGATTGATAGGCCGTTGCCTGTGGCGTCTTACAGGCGTATTGTTTCGTGACGGCCATCTCGAGGGCCATACGAAGGAGGGCTCTTCCATGGGCCCGAATCGGTTCATGAAATCGAGTTCCTCATCACCATTGCCGTCATCGAACATGCCGGGATCATCAACGCCGGCGGTCATCAGAGGCAGGTGAAGATCATCAGGCATCGAGAACGAGACAAAGTCCTGATGACCCAGATCGCCATTCGGTGGGGAGTGATGACCCAAGATCTCGGTCAAAGTAGGCGACGCTCCTCTGGTCTGGTGGGGTGACAGGGAGCGGGACCGGTACGCAAATGCAGATTGCGGATCGAAGTGAACGCTCGCAAACTCGTCGGAAGGGCCAAAGTCTCGAGGGCCGCCATGGTGGGGTGGAGGTCCTGGATCTGGTGAGTCGTCCTGAGCTACTGCGAACACGCTGTCTCTCGGCTTTGGTCCGTCGTGCTTTGGCGACGTACTTCGTGACTTCCGACGCTGTGCGTCACCATCGTCGCCAAGCTGCTTTTGAGCCTTGTTGACGTTCCTGTTAGTCGAGTCGATATGGAACATAGGGGCTCCGGGGATGTTCGGCGGATTCTCGCTGGCTGGAGTATTGGTCTTGGACGACTCAGCAGAGGCACGCGCGGGCGATGCTGACGAAGCTGGAGGGTTTGTCAGTGTGACATGTACGCGAGTGTGCTGAAGGCCTCACGGCTTACATGTCTTGGGTCGCTCGGGCTGGGGCTGGACGAAGTTGAATTGGTTGATGTTCGCCTTGGCGCCGGTCTGGTTGAAGTCGCGCCATTGAAAAGTCTTCTTGTATCCGCCGCATTGTAAGCCTTTTCGCGTACCTGCTATGCCTCAGTGTCCGGTGTCAATACATGGCCATGTGCGTGTTGGCGTACAGTTTGCGCAGCTGGGCTTCTCTTCGCCGCATTTCAGTCGTTTCGCTTTGCAGGTGGCACATCCTGCCAGAAATCTCTCATCAGCACGCTTGTCACGCTTCGTCACCAGACTTCAAGCACAAAGCTCGAAGGGGGTGCTTCGGGTCTGCGTGACGATGTATATGTACCATTGCGACTCTTCGTCTGCTTCGGCTTGGCCCCGCTGGCATCCTTGCCCTCTACCGCGGCGGCCTTGCGCGGTGCGGCTTCCTTCTTTTTCGATTCTCTGCTGGGGCGGCGTGCATGCTTCGTGTCCTTTCTGCCGTCGCCGGGGGCGTTGCTGGGCGAGGGCTCCAGCGCGGGGGCGTTACATGTGTCTCCAAGAAGTTCTGACGGCGAAGGGAATCGGAGCGGACTCCCGTCAGCCATATGGCTGTGGCTGTGGGCGTGCGGGCGGCGAGGAGGGTATGGGGTAAGGTTGGGCGATGGCACGATTCAACAGACTGCGCGCTCGTGCACTCCCTTCCTGCTGTAGCGACCGGATCAAGGCATGCAAGCCAGCAGGAAAGAGGGATGCGATGGGATCGGTCACGGCAGTAGGAATAATACGGTGTGTGGTGACAGTGGACGACCCTGCACGCTGGAACAGTGTCCCGCAACCGCGGGCGCCAACACCACCTTGGCAATGCAGAGTTTTTGTTGCTGGCTGGCTGCTGGCAGCTGGCGAATGTGTCACGATGACATTTGGTCATATGCTCCACACGAATGCTCGCAGGAGGAGCATTAGTGATACATGCTCCGCTGCCGTCACGGTGGGTGCGCGTCTGATCAGCACAATTCTCCATCGTCTGGGCCGCGCAGCTCCAGCTCCGGCCACGCGCACTGCACCAGAGTTACCTAGTACCGCCCAGCTTCTCCAGAATATGCACCACATTACTTATAGTTAACTTATTAATACACATCACGATGATGCCGGACACTCTCTGCACGCACGAGCCTATACTAGCAGGCGCTGGCGAAGATCTTCCGTGAAGACGCCCTCGCTCCTCCACAAATAGACCTAGAACTAGGTGATACGATGTTCACGCTTGGCTGAGCAATTGCAAACGACGACCACAGCAGATCAACTGCCAACAATAATTGCGTACGACCAAGTACTCCCGAGCTGCTCGTCCTCGTCGATAATGATTACCCAACATCACACCGCCCATCGAGCTTTGCAAAGCTAGCAGAGAGTTCTGGACTAGCCAATCGAGCTTCTGCACAGATTATTGTGCTTGGTATAGAAAGCTTTCGGCATTTAGGCACGAGCAACCTTACGGCGCGCCTCGTCAAACTTGTTGTCAAGAGACCCTCGCTGCTCATACAAGGATAGCTCTTCGATGCCAGAATCTGGGATCACCCAACCATCGACGAGCTGATGGAACCTCACCTTGTGCTTGCTGACACGATCTCGATATGACAGGTGAGCAATGATTGACGCAGCTAATCGTACACCGTGGCGTGGCTCGTGCGGTCTGTATGACTGCTCAACAGGACTTCATCGCTCCACTGAGCACATGGCCAATATTGTCCATTGCGATTGCTACTACTTTGCCCAAGGAAGGGTATCGGCCTTTGCTATCTGCTGGTCGGCTGCCATGCGTTAGGTCCCAATGCTGGGAATCAGCCACTATTGTTCGGTAGATAAGGGAGCATCGGTATGCCGATACGTGAGCCTCGACGAAGCACCGACCGCCTGTTCCTTGTATCACTATTGGGCCACGTGATTGCAATGGCCGCGTGGTGGTGTACAGCAGGTTGGCTCACCTTCGTATCTATGACTGTCGGTGCTGCACGAGCTCGATGTCTAGGACGAGATAGGGAGTCCTTATGCTACCAGGCGGCATCGAATAGGTAAAGTTCCAGAGGTCGAAGTCGCTATGCGCTGTCAGTCTGGAGTTCCGACCTCGCAGTCGAAGCAGCCACTTACTTGACCGGATCGCAGTCACCACCATTGATACCGCAGAACGAGACGCTAGGTGTCGTGTTGATGGTCCCAGATGCCCGAACCCGGACACCTGCGATGTCCGACCACGATTGCACATTTTTGGGACCAACAAGGCCATTTGGACTGACGTGCAGCACGAACGTGCTCGTGGAGTTACCATCAGGATACGACAAGGTCAATCTACGCTCTGACACTTCCACCTGCAAGGCCTGGGTTTCTGGCCACAGACTTAGGAAGCCGACAGTGCCATCTTTGCGCAGCCACTGCGCGACCGCTGGACAGAACTGCTGTGGGTTGATGCTCGGGCCGCCAACAACATCTTCGTCAAAACTCTCAGCGCCGATCGTCAGGTTAGCTGATAACCAAGTGGTTATGTTTCTGGGCGAGATGTCGTAAGGCGGTGAGAAGGCAGCGGTGTGCACGAAGCGCTCCTCAGCGAATTCGGTAAGCGATCTCATGACCTGTCAATTCATTAGCTGCGGTACAGGGGACACATTTGGTCTGTCGGTCTGGACTTCGGGTGCAGCTGACCTTCGCATCTACAAATTGCTTGTGGTAGTCTGCCAGGATTGCAATCAGCGGACCAATCTGGACATCGTCCACGTGGGCGACAGCCCACGGCTTGTTATACAAGGGGGCTTGATCAAGACCGACCAGAGACCAAATCCACAATGCCGTGATCGACAGGTAGCGGTTCATGTCATAGCCGTAACTCCTGTCCCACGGAGGAGCGATGTTCTTCAAATTGGCATTGTACAGCTCTCCAGTCAAGTCCCAGATTTGGCGTATCATGCGACCACCATTCGCTCCAAGCACAGCACCCTCGTCCGGCAGGTACTTGGCACAGAGGGTCAAGGCAAACAAACTAACTCCTGCGTAGGTCGGTCCGTTGAACTCGGAAAGTGTGCCATTGCGATCAAACAGCTCCACGATGTCTCGACCCCAAGTCTCTCCTTCGGCGGTCAGGTTTGCATCTCCCGTACGTCGACCAACCCAGCTGGACACTACAGCGTGCATAATTGCCGCGTTGCTGTAGGCTGGATAGAGATTGTCATCGTCGATGCCACCGACCCGATAAGTATCACCAATGGCGTTCAAATGCAGACTCTCAACCATCTGCTCCTCAATTTGGGCCGGTAGCAGATGTTCGAATTCCTCCAGAATGACAATGAAGGCGGTTCCAATGAAGCCTCTCCAATTTGGGTCCCAGGTGTGGTAGATTTTCGCTGGATATGCCTCCGTACCAGGATATGGTTGTTCAGGATAAGTCTGGTAGTCACCATACCATTGCTCGGCATTCTGAAATTGACCGGAGATGATGTTATTGATTATTGGTACTGCTTCTTGTACATCATTTCCCTCGTTGCGAGCCAGGAGCCCGGCAGCATACCATGACGAGGATCGAGTCTCGTGGAGCAAGGCAGTTCCTAGATTGAATTGGTAGCCGGCTTCTTGGTCATAGTTCCTGTCCATGAAATCCATTGACTGTTTGAGTAGATCTTCGGCATGGCTGCTGGACCTGAAAGCAGTAGCTCTCGTGGCAACCCATAATAGGGCTAAAACGAGAAGCGGGTGAACAAGGTGTATCTGGGAAAACATGATGTCGGTAAAAAGACAGCATCGACGAGCCTGGATTCAAACGTCGCACAAAGAAGGAAGAGGTCACGCTTCGAGGACTTTGCTGATTCCGGGCAAGCTTTCTATCGCCTGAGCCCACTCCGCCTCCGTCGGTGAAGAATTGGGCAGGTGGACATGCTGGAGACGCAGCTGTTGGCATCGCGATACTGCATATAAGCGGAGGCGGCGTAGATGCGCATAGGCGAGGGACACAGCGCCGGCTAAAGAGGTGGAGTCGCACACGGTGTTCAATGTACCGAACCTGAAAGTACTGCCATGCGTGCCAGTGTACCGGATCACTATAGAAGATACCTCCTGATTGTAAGCGTGGCGAGAGTTTCCAGGTTGTTGGCAAGATTCTTGTCGTTGTGGTGATGCACTCCCATGCGTTCTTCATGAAGCGCAACCCAGCCGTCAAGCCTCGTGAAGGCACGTCGTTCAGCGTTATGGTAGGCTGATGAGTGTATGACTGCCATAGGAAGGCAATCCATTTCGAGTCGCTTGTGTTGAAGATCGAAATGACCTCAGCATGCTCAGATGAGCGACACCTGAGAGCTGCCTTCAGCTGGAAGTCCGGCCAGGCTCATATGATGGACTGAGAGCCACTCGCCGCGTATCAGTCGATACACAACGATCGATACGCTCGGTCGAGAAACTCCTGGTGGGGCGTTACTCGACTCAGTATTCACGTATAGTTCTGCAAAGTCCGCCTTGTCGTTGACAGTAGTATGCATATCGACTACACGAATCCTAAAGTCGGGATACTCGTTGCATACGCGCTGTATGGAGTGTACATGCTCGTCCAGATTGTGTACAGTGGAGCCAATTGAGGCTTGTGCCGTCCACTTGGAGGACTTGCCCCTGTACAGTGCTGAAGTAGCTGGCGAGAAGTCTCGATTGTTCACGGCTTCACAGTTGGCTTTCGACCTTCGTTCTAGCTCCGTGATGATTGCTCGAGTATTTGGACGAATTGGCTGTTCCATGGTTGTGTTTGGGTAGCATGGTCATGAAGTGGATGCAGTCGTGTCGAAGAACGTAAGGGTGGTCGAACATGACAAGATTCCTTTCAAAGCGGATTGCGCTTGCCCCCAGTCTCATCCCACCAACAGCAACAACATCAATTCTGTTCATCGGCTCCGCACGACAGGAACACAGTCAGACTGCATTGCATGTATCGAGACCAGGGCCAGTGTAATACCGACATTCATGTCAGCAATGCAACAAGTCTTCGCCACCACCGAGCTATTCGACTATATACTCTCCTACGTCCTGGATGCTACCCATTGCATTGCAGATCAAGAAGATCCGAGATCCGTCAAGACACATCACAATGCACGACTTCTTCAGAACCTACTGAGGAGCTCACGGGTGGACCGCCAATGGCGTAATCATATCCTGGGCAGCACTTATACCAAAGGAGCTTTGTTCTACATATCGGATCCCACCACACAGCGTGCTTGGGAGCAGACACACCCCCGCTCAAGCACGGGAGCAGTATACCGTCCAGTAGACGTACATGCGCCCACACTCAATCCCATCATACAGACAACGTTCCCAAGCTACAACTTCCGCTTCTGCTTCAACACATCCGTGGGCGAGGACTGTCAGGCAACACCACGGCATAGTGCATTCCTAATCATCACGAAAAGAGAGCTACCCAATTTGCAGACCCGAGAAGCCACTGGTCAGGGCTGCCGAATCCCTGAAATGCTTCTTGCTCAGCCTCCTTGTGTTGCTCTCAAGGCTGCAATCTACGAAGAGATCGATGATATGAAAGAGTATCTTGGCCGGACCACGAGTCTGACAGATCCTGTTATCCGCTGCGAGCAAGGCTTGACGCTGGGAATGGTGCATGAGAGAGTCGGAGCAATGTTCGAGAAGCACCCTGATGTAGCGGCGATCAATTTGACGACTTTGTAGCGTACTACACCACGGTACCAAGCCCATAGCTGATACACTCTAAGAGCTCCGTGTAAGCTTGAAACCCAGTCCCTGAGCTGTATATGTTGAGAACCTCCTCGCGTTTGACAAGGCGCAATCATTTGTCCCGACCTTCTGCTGCATCAAACAGATCTTTCAGGTTCACGTCGCCACTTCCTCTCTCGAGGGGCTTAGGCTGATTCGCACCCTCCTTCCACCCAATCATGTAGATCGTCCTGAATGTGGCCGGTATCGTGAGCGTCCCATCTTCTTGCTCTTCACCATACATCTCCCTATATATGGCTTCCGTAGCCAACAGCACATCCTTGCTGATGCCGCCCGGCTCTCGCCTCAGCGCAGCATTTGCCTCACCCATAGCCTGAAGATCCGACATCAGAGCAAATGTGTTTGGGTAGTCGACGATAATGTCGTCCACGTCCACTGTGAGCAATTTGAAGCCAGCCCTTGAGAGCAGATTGCCAACATCCCTCACATCCGCCAGAGGAGATATGTGTGTGCCAATGCCACCTAGTCGCTCCTGCTCCGCCAACTGCAATGACCCTCGAAGCTCGAACAGGCTGTCTCCTCCACTCATGGCGGCCACGAATGGCGCATCTGGCTTTAGGCAGTTGTTGATCTGCATCAAGACGCTGGGCAAGTCATTGGTCCAATGCAACGACATTGAGCTCAGCACGAGGTCAAAAGTCTCCGCATCGTATGGAAGGTATTCGGAGTTCTTGAGCACTTCCCGCTGAACCTCAATATCGTTGTTGAACGGCTCATCTTGATCCCTGTACAGCAGACTCGGACTCGTGTCTGTGCAAGTAATGCTCCCAATCTTCTTCGCGATCGGCTCGATCGAAGGCTTTGCCGAATCTGGGTCCGGGTCAGGTCGCGTCAGGATGCGCGCAATATTGCAGGAGTTTGCGCCAAAGTCTAGGACTCGTGGGAAAGGTCGGTTGATATCGAGGATACGATCGCAGAGTCGGGCGGCAACCTCATCGCGGAGGTAGTCTACCTGTCGAGACTGCGCGACATTCCTGGCTGCTCGTTCTTTGTGTAGCCATTTGGTCCTGGCATCGAAGACTTCGACGGTGGGTGCGCCGGGAGCTTGGACGGCGTAGAATCTGGGTGAAGCTGCTGGGAGAAAGCAGGCCTTGCTGATGGTGCTAGCTGTTAAGCATGGTCTCTTGATGGACCTCAGCAGTGACAGGCGCATGCTCGTTGACTGGATGCATGTGTGTGAAGCACTGCAAGAAGTGTGGGATGTGTTCGTGGACCATGTCGCCCACTACCTACCCTTGTGCTGGTCATGGCTTCGGTGACGTGTTAGAGTGAGAGGAGTTCTGGGGAGGAGACACATGTACATGTAAACATTGATCCGCGTTTTGTCCTCCTACACAACCACGACCATCTTTCAAGATGCCTGCGATTCTTTCAGACGCGTTGGCGCTGCCAGTTGTCAAGACGCTGGCAGAGTGCGCGGACTACAGCAAGACATTCGAGCAGTTCCTGCCACAGCTCTACAGTTTACACGACCAGGTCTTCGCTCACATAACGGATACCGAAGCTCTCAAGCAAATCTACATCACCACGAACCCAGCCGTCTCTGGCCTCGCGTTTGCCTTAGCGACGTTCCCGATCTTCCTCATAGTCTCCGAGATCAACAGGAACTGGAGTCAGGTCGACAGAGTTTGGAGCATCCTGCCGACCATCTTCGACATCCACTACGCGCTATGGGCTCGACTTGCTGGGCTGCCTACCACGAGGGTAGACAATGTACTGGCCTTTAGCGTCTTATGGTCGATACGCTTGACGTTCAATTACTGGCGAAAAGGTGGATACCAGATCGGCAGCGAGGACTACAGATGGGCCTTGATCAAAAAGCAAATTGGACAACCAGGTTTCTTCTTGCTCAACGTCCTCTTCATCTCCTCGATACAACCGGTGAGCAGAGGCGGAGCCCTGAATTCATGCTCCTCACTAATGATCAACAGGTTCTGCTCTGGGCTGTCACCCTCCCCACATATGTCCTGCTCAACACCTCGCGGCTGAAGCCAGAAATGGCCGCCTCCGATATGATCTTTGGTCGCGCGTTGATCGCGCTGGTGGTCTTTGAGTACTTCGCCGATGGACAGCAGTGGAACTACCACCAAGCCAAGAATGAATATCAGAAGACAGCCAAAGTGCCACAAGGTTGGACCAGAGCTCAGATGGATCGCGGCTTCAACACAACTGGGCTTTGGAAGTTCAGCCGTCACCCCAACTTCGCCGCGGAACAATCGATCTGGATTCTGCTATACGCCTGGAGCTGCTTCGAGTCAAATACTGCTTGGAATTGGACACTCGGTGGCGTCATTGGCTATGTGTTGGTGTTCGCCGGAAGCACACCGCTTACTGAAAGGATCAGTAGTGGTAAGTATCCGGAATATAAGCTGTACCAGGAGCGCGTGGGCATGTTCGTGCCAAAGCTGCTCGGTAAAGGTTGGAACGAGAAGGAGATTGGAAGCCTCGGCGCACAGGGAGTGGCACAATTGGAGAAAACGCAGCAGGTTGAAGCCAAGAAGAAGTGAAGCCCACGTGCTCACTGGTCAAGTCCAGAAGATAGTCGACTCACGAAACGTGTCGAAGCATTGTCGCATAATGCCAAGCTTCAGCAAAGGTCATGCCCCGTTTGAGTGCATGTGCTTCAGCCAATTTCTACGAGAGTCAGTCAAGATTGTCATGTAATTGTTTAGCAGCGGTCAGATCATTGTAAAAGCGACAATGGCGCTGAGCTTCGGTAAGCCTCCCAAGTTCCCGGCATGCTTGCTTATGACGGATGGGAGACTGGCTGCTTCGCGATAGGCGGAGAAGTTCAGTCCTGGTCACGGAAGAATGCAGCAGAATACGCGTTTAAAAAGGCTACTGGACGATCACCTCGTGGCCGCACAAAACGTGGCGATGGGAACTGGGGCTGAGCGGAGAACCCCACCCAGATACTCGGGCCTAAGGTGAGAACATGTCTTGAACATGACCTGTTCAGCTGGACACCACCCCCAAAATAGCACTATCGGACAGTCGTAGAGCTGCCAGCTGCCATGGCTACGGAACGTGGGAGACTACGAGCCATAACCCTCCAGTCGCCTCTTCTTTCGGCGGGATTCAGTCGCGTGCTTGGAAGTGGCAATCGAGCCCAGGAAATATGGGACCTGGCCAAGCAAAACGGCTATCGTCAAAGTCTAGTTCGTCGGTCGACTAACCACATGGGTGCTGCTTGGGCAGGACGTGGAGGACGAGGGCTGAGAGCTTTCCCTGCAGCAACGCGCAACCCGACAGGAATCGTGTGGGTTTGCATCTCACTCCCGACTTTCTCTCCTGTTTCTGCTGTCCGTATCATCGTTGTCGCGTCAGCGAGCGTGTTATGTTTGTAACCCAACAAAGAGTGAAACGCTTCCGTCGCGACTTCCTTCCCCGCCAGCCCACTCTCGCGATAAGAACGATAAGCGCCGCACCGAGCATTCACCAACACCTGGCGACCATCGCAACAACGACGCTCGAGACGCACGATACCCTGCCATAGACCTGAGAGATTGTCTCGAACACGACAGCATAACCTACGCCCCTACTCCAGGTGTGTTGCATATTGTTTGTCAGTTTGTCAATGACCCATGATCGCGCCGTCGGCTGACATGTCGCGAAAGCCTTACCCCTCCGCTCCCACTACGCTGTCTGAGCGCCGATCACCTTGCGCTCTTTATTCACGACCTGAGCCAGCGCGATTGTCTCCTGCATTTTGCTCACACTTCACCAAGGCCGGGCGGCCACTGGTCGACAACAGCCCTGTCTAGTCCTCCGCAGAACCCCGCAAGCAGCGGAAGACAGAACGCCTCTAAACATCTCCTTCGGCGACATGGCAAGTTCATCATCTGAATCGTTCCCGAACGTGGAGGAGGCACATATACCCATTGGGTCACCACAAAGTCCGACGATAACAGCTCCCCCGTTCCAAGAGCAGCCTCCCAAACTCAAGGGCAGACAGAGGCTCCTAGCTGGCCTGCATCGCATATCGTCTTCGCCTTCCATTCCGCGACTCAGTTCGAGGGACCGAGCACGGACTTACGATGGCACTGGCAAAGCATCTATATCATGCATATCGCTCAACTCTGCATCGTCTAACGGCCTCTCTTTTGGATCATCCCTGACACGAGAGTACTCCGCTGGGTATGGCACGCCTCCTACTTCCGGGGTGTCAACACTGGGCATTCAGATCCCAGCGTTCGACGAGAAGGCCAGACTTCGCTATGTGTCGGGCTTGAATGGTAAGCAGTCTATTGGTCTGCCCACAGACATCAGGTCTACTCCGAGGATTGGGTTGACACCACGAATCTCCAAAGAGGGCCATGAAGAC contains the following coding sequences:
- a CDS encoding Arginine-hydroxylase NDUFAF5, mitochondrial: MRLSLLRSIKRPCLTASTISKACFLPAASPRFYAVQAPGAPTVEVFDARTKWLHKERAARNVAQSRQVDYLRDEVAARLCDRILDINRPFPRVLDFGANSCNIARILTRPDPDPDSAKPSIEPIAKKIGSITCTDTSPSLLYRDQDEPFNNDIEVQREVLKNSEYLPYDAETFDLVLSSMSLHWTNDLPSVLMQINNCLKPDAPFVAAMSGGDSLFELRGSLQLAEQERLGGIGTHISPLADVRDVGNLLSRAGFKLLTVDVDDIIVDYPNTFALMSDLQAMGEANAALRREPGGISKDVLLATEAIYREMYGEEQEDGTLTIPATFRTIYMIGWKEGANQPKPLERGSGDVNLKDLFDAAEGRDK